A genome region from Prionailurus viverrinus isolate Anna chromosome A3, UM_Priviv_1.0, whole genome shotgun sequence includes the following:
- the CSTL1 gene encoding cystatin-like 1 produces MGVGCRRNPLLLLAAVVLAARLGHFQRWEGFQEKSTSVKNMNSTLKFFIETYNNASNDTYLFQVDKLLRSQMQLTTGVEYMVTVKISRTKCERNGTRNHSCPIQNKKKLKKSFICDFLVYTVPWMNYYQLWNNSCLEA; encoded by the exons ATGGGTGTTGGATGCCGGAGGAATCCTCTGTTGCTGTTGGCTGCTGTCGTCCTGGCAGCCAGGCTGGGTCACTTTCAAAGGTGGGAAGGCTTCCAGGAGAAGTCCACGAGCgtgaaaaacatgaattcaaCCCTCAAGTTCTTCATTGAAACCTACAACAATGCTAGCAATGACACCTACTTATTTCAAGTTGACAAGCTACTTCGAAGTCAGATGCAG CTGACGACTGGAGTGGAGTATATGGTCACTGTGAAGATTAGCCGGACCAAATGTGAGAGGAATGGCACAAGAAACCATTCATGCcccattcaaaacaaaaaaaagctgaaaaag agtttcatttgtgattttttggTGTACACTGTTCCCTGGATGAACTACTACCAACTCTGGAACAACTCCTGTCTGGAGGCTTGA
- the CST11 gene encoding cystatin-11 isoform X1 produces the protein MMARPWQTPQLLLAILVALVALTHQERRKTFMSVEEVPVSEPHVIATLKFVINDFNKKSDDKYNFRIVRVLKVQKQVTDHMEYHVNMEMRRTTCQKLETTNCVFQEGELYKQIECFYSVFVVPWFEKYKILNKNCTDG, from the exons ATGATGGCCAGACCCTGGCAGACCCCACAACTCCTGCTGGCCATCCTGGTGGCCCTGGTGGCCCTCACCcaccaagaaagaaggaaaaccttTATGAGTGTCGAAGAAGTGCCTGTGTCAGAGCCCCATGTGATAGCCACCTTGAAGTTTGTGATCAACGACTTCAACAAGAAGAGTGATGACAAGTACAATTTCCGGATTGTGCGGGTCCTGAAGGTCCAGAAGCAG GTTACTGACCACATGGAGTATCATGTGAACATGGAGATGCGGCGGACCACCTGTCAAAAGCTGGAGACTACTAACTGCGTGTTTCAAGAAGGGGAACTTTATAAG caaatTGAGTGCTTCTACTCAGTGTTTGTTGTTCCCTGGTTTGAAAAGTACAAAATTCTGAACAAAAACTGCACCGATGGCTAG
- the CST11 gene encoding cystatin-11 isoform X2 has protein sequence MMARPWQTPQLLLAILVALVALTHQERRKTFMSVEEVPVSEPHVIATLKFVINDFNKKSDDKYNFRIVRVLKVQKQQIECFYSVFVVPWFEKYKILNKNCTDG, from the exons ATGATGGCCAGACCCTGGCAGACCCCACAACTCCTGCTGGCCATCCTGGTGGCCCTGGTGGCCCTCACCcaccaagaaagaaggaaaaccttTATGAGTGTCGAAGAAGTGCCTGTGTCAGAGCCCCATGTGATAGCCACCTTGAAGTTTGTGATCAACGACTTCAACAAGAAGAGTGATGACAAGTACAATTTCCGGATTGTGCGGGTCCTGAAGGTCCAGAAGCAG caaatTGAGTGCTTCTACTCAGTGTTTGTTGTTCCCTGGTTTGAAAAGTACAAAATTCTGAACAAAAACTGCACCGATGGCTAG